One window of the Rufibacter radiotolerans genome contains the following:
- a CDS encoding putative periplasmic lipoprotein produces the protein MKNPWVLWLCLLVMAACAPSPQKKVEVLQQEVLALHDSAMAKMGALYTGRKELTFLKDSVITKDTSAQQQLARQINALVQADEHMMQWMRAYRIPEGKKPEEALTYLQAEKTKIEQVRQEIEKTLRTSDSLAAHYRTPKP, from the coding sequence ATGAAAAATCCTTGGGTTTTATGGCTGTGCCTGCTTGTGATGGCAGCGTGCGCTCCATCGCCGCAGAAAAAGGTAGAGGTGTTGCAGCAGGAAGTGTTGGCCTTGCATGACTCGGCCATGGCCAAAATGGGAGCCTTGTACACGGGGCGCAAAGAACTTACCTTCCTCAAAGACTCAGTCATCACCAAAGATACCTCTGCCCAGCAACAGTTGGCCCGGCAGATCAATGCCCTGGTACAGGCCGATGAGCACATGATGCAGTGGATGCGGGCTTACCGCATCCCCGAAGGCAAGAAACCCGAAGAGGCCCTTACATACCTGCAGGCAGAGAAAACCAAGATAGAACAGGTGCGCCAGGAAATTGAGAAGACCCTGCGGACCTCAGATTCACTGGCCGCGCATTACAGAACCCCAAAACCATGA
- a CDS encoding SCO family protein yields the protein MRNTLLSFSLGITLLGACTSPPENKSLPILGPREPKVTMVDGTPKVDTVYHTIPDFALLDQDSQMVTQKTVANKIYVADFFFTSCPSICPKMKSQMLRVYEKYKDNPRVALLSHSIDPTHDTVAVLRDYADRLGVKSSTWHFLTGNRDTILDLAQKHYFTSAMVDKAMPGGFEHSGAFLLVDEQRRLRGHYDGTNAQDVDKLLKDMEVLLSEKKK from the coding sequence ATGAGAAACACCCTTTTATCTTTTAGTCTAGGGATAACCCTGTTAGGCGCCTGTACCTCTCCCCCCGAAAATAAGTCCTTGCCTATTCTGGGACCTAGGGAGCCTAAAGTGACCATGGTGGACGGTACCCCTAAGGTAGATACCGTGTACCACACCATTCCAGATTTCGCCTTGCTGGACCAGGATAGCCAGATGGTGACCCAGAAAACGGTGGCCAACAAGATTTACGTGGCAGATTTCTTTTTTACGTCCTGTCCCTCTATTTGCCCCAAAATGAAAAGCCAGATGCTGCGGGTGTATGAAAAATACAAAGATAACCCCCGGGTGGCACTGCTTTCCCATTCCATAGACCCCACCCATGACACCGTGGCGGTGCTGCGCGATTACGCAGACCGCTTAGGCGTGAAGAGTAGTACCTGGCATTTCTTGACGGGCAACCGTGACACCATTCTGGATCTGGCCCAGAAGCACTACTTCACCAGCGCCATGGTAGACAAGGCTATGCCGGGTGGGTTTGAGCACAGCGGGGCCTTTCTTTTGGTAGACGAGCAACGCCGCCTGCGCGGTCATTATGACGGCACCAATGCCCAGGACGTAGACAAACTCCTGAAGGATATGGAGGTGCTGCTTTCTGAAAAGAAAAAATAA
- a CDS encoding c-type cytochrome yields the protein MRFPVIKVLGCIMMGLLLAGCFTERGQEGELLYGRHCSSCHLENGEGLRGVIPPLVNSDYSEKNRDILACLIRQGIKGPITVNGKTYNQAMPGNQKLTEADLTNIINYLSKEFKSPKERVSFGEIREQVKACP from the coding sequence ATGCGGTTTCCTGTCATCAAGGTCTTGGGTTGTATTATGATGGGATTGCTGCTCGCCGGCTGTTTTACAGAGCGGGGCCAGGAAGGCGAATTGCTGTACGGTCGCCATTGCAGTAGCTGTCACCTGGAAAACGGGGAAGGGCTGCGGGGCGTGATTCCGCCCCTGGTCAACTCAGACTATTCAGAGAAGAACCGGGATATTCTGGCTTGCCTGATCAGGCAGGGAATTAAAGGCCCTATCACGGTAAACGGAAAGACCTACAACCAGGCCATGCCCGGTAACCAGAAACTCACAGAGGCAGACCTGACCAATATCATAAACTACCTGTCAAAAGAATTCAAATCACCCAAGGAGAGGGTCTCTTTTGGGGAAATACGGGAACAGGTGAAGGCTTGCCCATAG
- a CDS encoding PA0069 family radical SAM protein, whose product MENGPEKSGKSSKPFQNASLTKGRGAQYNPANPYLKQEYVLEHIEGLDEPWEQQAATQFFQEKPKTIVNEVNSPDLGLMYSMNPYQGCEHGCVYCYARNTHAYWGLGAGLDFEQKIIIKENAAQVLKQQLENPQWVVRPIMLAGNTDCYQPIEAKKKITRQLLEVLLQYRHPVSMITKNSLILRDLDLIQELSKHQLVHVNISITTLDEALRLKLEPRTATGAKRLAVVKALSEAGVPVNVMVTPVIPGLNDHEVPAILEASAAAGALSAAYTIVRLNGAVGETFEDWIHKAYPDRANKVLNQIKSCHGGTLNDSQFGRRMAGEGKWAETIKALFKISLRRHFQGRTMPAYNLSAFSPRAGKQLSMF is encoded by the coding sequence ATGGAAAACGGACCAGAGAAATCGGGTAAAAGCAGCAAGCCTTTCCAGAATGCCAGCCTTACCAAGGGCCGGGGAGCGCAATACAATCCTGCCAACCCTTACTTGAAACAGGAGTATGTACTGGAGCATATAGAGGGGCTGGACGAGCCTTGGGAGCAGCAGGCGGCTACCCAGTTCTTTCAGGAAAAACCTAAAACCATAGTGAATGAGGTGAACTCCCCAGACCTGGGTCTCATGTATTCCATGAACCCTTACCAGGGGTGTGAGCACGGCTGCGTGTACTGTTATGCGCGCAACACCCATGCCTATTGGGGCTTGGGGGCGGGGCTGGACTTTGAGCAGAAGATCATCATAAAAGAGAACGCAGCCCAGGTGTTAAAGCAACAACTGGAGAACCCCCAGTGGGTGGTAAGGCCTATTATGCTGGCCGGTAACACAGACTGCTACCAACCCATTGAGGCCAAAAAGAAGATCACCAGGCAGTTGCTGGAAGTACTGCTGCAGTACCGGCACCCGGTAAGCATGATCACTAAGAATTCCCTTATCCTCCGGGACCTTGACCTGATCCAGGAACTGAGCAAACACCAGCTGGTGCACGTGAATATTTCCATCACTACTCTGGACGAGGCGCTTCGGTTAAAGCTGGAGCCGCGCACCGCCACGGGTGCCAAAAGACTGGCCGTGGTGAAGGCGCTGTCTGAGGCAGGCGTCCCGGTGAACGTAATGGTGACCCCGGTTATTCCGGGGTTGAACGACCATGAGGTGCCCGCTATTCTGGAGGCATCGGCGGCGGCCGGGGCCTTGTCTGCAGCCTATACCATTGTGCGGTTGAACGGGGCCGTGGGCGAAACCTTTGAAGACTGGATTCATAAAGCCTACCCAGACCGGGCCAACAAAGTGCTCAACCAGATCAAATCCTGCCACGGCGGAACGCTTAATGATAGCCAGTTTGGACGGCGCATGGCAGGGGAGGGGAAGTGGGCGGAGACCATCAAGGCCCTGTTCAAGATTTCCCTTCGGCGCCATTTCCAGGGCAGGACCATGCCGGCCTATAACCTGTCTGCCTTTTCGCCGCGGGCGGGTAAACAGCTCTCCATGTTCTAG
- a CDS encoding endonuclease/exonuclease/phosphatase family protein, translating into MAGKKVKRSFLFKLIVVLNIGAAVLFVLSHVASYINPAVLWVGSLVALTFPVLLLLNLLFILYWLLVKSRAVFISLFALLVGFNNLQAQIQLNLFPSEVPTNAQQLRVLSFNARLFDLYAWTGNPRTRDKIFKMVQDESPDIICFQEFYTSSRSGRNNLDTLLRLQKATNQHVAYTETLRKTDHWGIATFSSFPVVRRGNILFNEKTNNLCIFTDLKIGPDTVRVYNVHFQSNRFKREDYEFLGNPNAKPSNDEKLMASRNIIRRLQVGATKRAYQVKVVADHIENSPYPVIVCGDFNDPPASFTYNKISKGLKDAFVESGWGLGNTFNGLFSILRIDYLLHDARMVGTGYRTIRQNLSDHYPIVSDLWLKKVEPVK; encoded by the coding sequence GTGGCTGGGAAGAAAGTAAAGCGAAGCTTCTTGTTTAAACTGATTGTGGTTCTGAACATAGGAGCCGCGGTCTTGTTTGTGCTTTCCCATGTGGCTTCCTATATCAACCCTGCGGTCCTCTGGGTGGGTAGCCTGGTGGCGCTCACCTTTCCGGTGTTGCTGCTCCTGAACTTGCTGTTCATTCTCTACTGGCTCCTGGTCAAAAGCCGGGCGGTGTTCATTTCCTTGTTTGCCTTGTTGGTGGGGTTCAATAATCTGCAGGCCCAGATCCAGCTTAACCTCTTCCCCTCTGAGGTGCCAACCAACGCCCAGCAACTGCGGGTGCTCAGTTTCAACGCCCGGCTTTTTGACCTATATGCCTGGACCGGCAACCCGCGCACCCGAGACAAGATCTTTAAGATGGTGCAGGATGAGAGCCCCGATATCATCTGCTTCCAGGAGTTCTATACTTCTTCCCGGTCCGGCCGGAATAACCTGGATACGCTCCTCCGTTTGCAGAAAGCCACCAACCAGCACGTGGCCTATACAGAGACCCTCCGGAAGACAGACCATTGGGGAATCGCCACCTTCAGCTCGTTCCCGGTGGTTAGGCGGGGCAACATCCTGTTCAATGAGAAAACCAACAACCTCTGTATTTTCACCGACCTTAAAATCGGCCCGGACACGGTGCGGGTTTACAACGTGCACTTCCAGTCTAATCGGTTCAAGCGGGAGGACTACGAGTTCTTGGGAAACCCCAACGCCAAGCCTTCTAACGATGAGAAACTGATGGCCTCTCGCAACATCATCCGGCGCCTGCAGGTGGGGGCCACCAAGCGGGCGTACCAGGTGAAAGTGGTGGCAGACCATATTGAAAACTCACCGTACCCGGTCATTGTCTGCGGCGACTTCAATGACCCGCCGGCCTCCTTTACGTATAATAAAATTAGCAAAGGGCTGAAGGATGCGTTTGTGGAAAGCGGCTGGGGACTAGGCAATACCTTTAACGGACTCTTCTCCATCTTGCGCATTGACTACCTCCTGCATGACGCCAGAATGGTAGGCACAGGGTACCGCACCATCCGGCAGAACCTTTCAGACCACTACCCTATTGTGAGTGACCTTTGGCTGAAAAAGGTCGAGCCAGTCAAGTAA
- a CDS encoding cation diffusion facilitator family transporter, with translation MPTPPSKVSPIRVMALMLLMAVLLLGIKFVAFFITNSNAILTDALESIINFVAGGVALYSVYLAAKPRDLDHPYGHGKIEFISSGLEGALITLAGAAILVKSIYNLLYPQPVQKMDVGIVLTLVAGAANYVAGRYLVKRGTRDHSLTIIANGKHLLSDAYSSLGLVVGLGCIYFTQLVWLDSVVAIIFGSFIMYTGYGIVRNSISGVMDEADHQLMDRIIAVLNQRRRENWIDLHNMRVIKYGSMLHIDCHLTLPWYFNLQESHQEVELLQEIITQEMGDVVELFVHLDPCLPPDSCRLCTKSDCKVREHAFVGRVEWTLDNVIENQKHVLHPVQ, from the coding sequence ATGCCCACCCCTCCTTCCAAGGTTTCCCCCATTCGTGTAATGGCCCTCATGCTTCTGATGGCCGTGCTGCTGTTGGGGATTAAATTCGTCGCTTTCTTTATCACCAACTCCAACGCCATCTTAACCGATGCCCTGGAGTCCATCATTAACTTTGTGGCGGGCGGCGTGGCCTTGTATAGCGTGTACCTGGCGGCCAAGCCCCGTGACCTGGACCACCCCTACGGGCACGGCAAGATAGAATTCATCTCCTCAGGTCTGGAAGGGGCGCTCATTACCCTGGCGGGCGCTGCCATTCTTGTCAAATCCATTTACAACCTGCTGTACCCGCAACCGGTCCAAAAGATGGACGTGGGTATTGTGCTTACCCTGGTGGCCGGCGCCGCCAATTACGTGGCAGGCCGCTACCTGGTCAAACGCGGCACCCGTGACCATTCGCTCACCATTATCGCCAATGGCAAGCACCTGCTCTCAGACGCCTATTCCAGCCTTGGCCTGGTGGTAGGCCTGGGCTGCATCTACTTTACCCAACTGGTCTGGCTAGACTCGGTGGTGGCCATTATCTTTGGTTCCTTCATCATGTACACAGGGTACGGCATTGTGCGCAACTCCATCTCTGGGGTAATGGATGAGGCCGACCACCAGCTCATGGACCGCATCATAGCCGTGCTTAACCAGCGCCGCCGCGAGAACTGGATTGACCTGCACAACATGCGCGTGATCAAGTACGGCAGCATGCTGCACATAGACTGCCACCTTACCCTGCCCTGGTACTTTAACCTGCAGGAATCACACCAGGAAGTAGAGTTGCTACAGGAGATCATCACCCAGGAAATGGGCGACGTAGTGGAGTTGTTCGTGCACCTGGACCCCTGCCTGCCCCCTGACAGTTGCCGTCTCTGCACCAAATCTGACTGTAAGGTTAGGGAGCACGCCTTTGTGGGCCGCGTGGAGTGGACCCTAGACAATGTGATTGAAAACCAGAAGCACGTGCTGCACCCCGTCCAATAA
- a CDS encoding response regulator, whose translation MTKVILVDDHTIIRDGIKSLLKSERTIQIIGEAENGEQLLKLLETTTPDVIMLDLNMPVMDGFETLKQLQQKHPEAKVLVLTMLDQESYVQKVRASGAMGFVLKTAGRDELVHAIKTVANDNSFICSEVALNLLQKANNPAGEAKANNMPEISKREMEVLKLIAEGYTNAEIADKIFASKRTIESHRQHLIEKTKARNTATLIKYAIKQGLID comes from the coding sequence ATGACAAAAGTAATTTTGGTTGATGATCACACCATCATACGGGACGGAATAAAATCTCTGTTGAAATCAGAGCGCACTATCCAGATTATTGGGGAGGCAGAAAATGGAGAGCAACTCCTGAAGCTCCTGGAAACCACTACGCCAGACGTGATCATGTTAGACCTTAACATGCCGGTCATGGATGGCTTTGAGACCCTGAAACAGCTACAGCAAAAGCACCCTGAAGCCAAGGTTCTGGTCTTGACCATGCTGGACCAGGAGAGTTACGTGCAGAAGGTACGGGCCTCCGGCGCCATGGGCTTTGTACTGAAGACCGCCGGCCGTGACGAGCTGGTGCATGCTATTAAAACCGTGGCCAATGACAACTCCTTTATCTGCTCAGAAGTAGCGCTTAACCTGCTGCAGAAAGCCAACAACCCGGCCGGAGAAGCCAAGGCCAACAATATGCCGGAGATCTCCAAGCGTGAGATGGAGGTGCTCAAGCTCATTGCCGAGGGCTATACCAACGCTGAGATCGCTGACAAGATCTTTGCCAGCAAAAGAACCATTGAGTCGCACCGCCAGCACCTGATTGAGAAAACCAAGGCCCGCAACACGGCTACCCTTATCAAGTACGCCATCAAGCAAGGCCTGATAGACTAG
- a CDS encoding STAS domain-containing protein, protein MKISTEVTNAGFLVSLKGPLDEVCANVIKKELEGVVVQNRKFVMLDFAGVTKLSAVGLRYLLPYVQLIHYQQKQIILFNLNDSIHGLIKNSGFSSLVIIKKTLADAVAYANENS, encoded by the coding sequence ATGAAAATTTCAACAGAGGTTACAAACGCAGGATTCCTGGTTTCTTTAAAGGGGCCCCTGGATGAAGTTTGTGCCAACGTGATCAAAAAGGAGTTGGAAGGGGTGGTGGTGCAAAACAGGAAGTTTGTGATGCTTGACTTTGCCGGCGTTACCAAACTAAGCGCCGTGGGGCTGCGGTATCTTCTGCCCTACGTCCAGCTTATCCACTACCAACAGAAGCAGATCATTCTATTTAACCTGAATGATAGTATCCATGGGTTAATCAAAAACTCTGGGTTCAGTTCACTGGTCATTATTAAAAAGACCCTAGCTGATGCCGTGGCCTACGCCAACGAGAATTCCTAG
- a CDS encoding STAS domain-containing protein, translated as MKIAVEENAQVYLIKLNGELDASTCLEVDKAIELALTGQLEQLWIDFTGLTYISSAGLGVLISHLGTLERRHIGMVLYGMTKQVRNVFELLGLHMIMNIVPTKEDAQLQYQER; from the coding sequence ATGAAAATTGCTGTTGAAGAGAACGCTCAGGTGTACCTGATTAAATTGAACGGGGAACTGGACGCTTCTACGTGTCTGGAGGTGGATAAAGCAATTGAGCTGGCTTTAACAGGGCAGTTAGAGCAGCTTTGGATTGACTTCACAGGCTTGACTTATATTTCTTCCGCAGGCTTGGGCGTACTGATTTCGCATTTGGGCACTTTGGAAAGACGGCATATAGGTATGGTGTTGTATGGCATGACCAAACAGGTGCGCAACGTATTTGAACTTTTAGGGCTGCATATGATTATGAACATAGTGCCCACCAAAGAAGACGCTCAACTCCAGTACCAGGAAAGATGA